In Mauremys reevesii isolate NIE-2019 linkage group 8, ASM1616193v1, whole genome shotgun sequence, a single genomic region encodes these proteins:
- the LOC120370262 gene encoding iron-sulfur cluster assembly 2 homolog, mitochondrial-like, translating to MPRRRRGARSRESVRRRQAPLRRLTRPFPGGAPLERARAEGAVSSTAQCDPARGIMRRDSLGPGAGPGVGSSSLSPTLLRLVRTPPCSQNGAYVPSIRVQWASSSSKPGQPVSDSSEGQIYLSNSCVKRLLEIIEGSEFLRLQVEGGGCSGFQYKFSLDTVINPDDRLFEQGGARVVVDVDSLAFVKGAMVDFSQELIRNSFQVVSNPQAEKGCSCGTSFSVRL from the exons atgcccaggagacgcaggggagcACGGAgtcggg AGAGCGTGCGGCGCCGCCAAGCCCCGCTGCGGCGCCTGACCCGGCCGTTCCCGGGGGGGGCGCCCCTGGAGAGGGCTCGGGCCGAGGGCGCGGTTAGCTCCACCGCGCAGTGTGACCCTGCCAGAGGAATAATGCGCAGGGACTCGCTCGGGCCCGGTGCTGGGCCAGGAGTTGGCAGCAGCAGCCTTTCTCCTACTTTACTGCGCCTAGTGAGAACACCACCCTGTTCTCAGAATGGAGCCTATGTACCAAGCATCAGGGTGCAGTGGGCATCATCCTCTTCTAAGCCAGGGCAACCAGTGTCTGACTCTAGCGAGGGACAGATCTACCTCAGCAACAGCTGTGTGAAGAGGTTGCTGGAGATTATAGAAGGGTCTGAGTTTCTCAGGCTGCAGGTGGAGGGAGGTGGCTGCTCTGGATTCCAGTACAAGTTTTCCTTGGACACAGTTATCAATCCTGATGACAGGTTGTTTGAACAAGGTGGTGCTCGTGTTGTTGTGGATGTGGACAGCCTGGCCTTTGTGAAAGGTGCAATGGTGGATTTCAGCCAGGAGCTAATCCGCAACTCATTCCAGGTGGTGAGCAATCCACAGGCTGAGAAGGGCTGCTCGTGTGGAACATCCTTCTCTGTCAGACTCTGA